The following proteins come from a genomic window of Acetomicrobium thermoterrenum DSM 13490:
- a CDS encoding dienelactone hydrolase family protein, with protein sequence MSDKGISIAFATICLFLIVALLPALAGTNPLLQRAEGAQTLKEEIITYNHEDTVLEGYLVYEESVKDKRPGVIIIHEWMGLSEYEKMRARQIAELGYVAFAADIYGKGVRPKNADEAAQLAGKFRSDRNLLRERGQAALSVLQNHPLVDPERIATMGYCFGGGASLELARSGAPIRGAISFHGNLDTPNPDDAKNIKGSILVLHGADDPMVPMEQVIAFQEEMRSANVDWQMIFYGNTVHSFTNPNAGNNPEIGVAYNPISERRSFEAMKAFFNEIFAK encoded by the coding sequence ATGTCAGATAAAGGAATTTCAATTGCATTTGCAACGATCTGTCTGTTTTTGATCGTTGCTTTGCTGCCCGCATTGGCAGGTACTAATCCTTTACTGCAACGAGCGGAGGGGGCTCAGACGTTGAAAGAAGAGATAATAACATACAACCACGAAGATACTGTACTTGAGGGCTATTTGGTCTACGAGGAATCCGTCAAAGACAAACGTCCAGGGGTCATCATAATTCACGAATGGATGGGTTTGTCGGAATACGAGAAGATGAGGGCCAGACAAATAGCAGAGCTGGGTTATGTCGCTTTCGCCGCCGACATCTACGGTAAGGGCGTGAGGCCCAAAAACGCAGATGAAGCAGCACAGTTGGCAGGGAAGTTTAGAAGCGACAGGAATTTATTGAGGGAAAGGGGTCAGGCGGCCCTTTCGGTGCTCCAAAATCATCCTCTTGTAGATCCCGAACGCATAGCGACCATGGGATATTGCTTCGGCGGAGGAGCATCGCTTGAGCTTGCAAGGAGCGGAGCGCCAATTAGAGGAGCCATAAGCTTTCACGGAAATCTCGACACGCCAAACCCGGATGATGCTAAAAATATCAAGGGGTCAATTTTAGTCCTGCATGGTGCCGATGACCCAATGGTCCCAATGGAGCAGGTAATTGCCTTCCAGGAAGAAATGAGAAGCGCTAACGTTGATTGGCAGATGATCTTCTATGGCAATACAGTACACAGTTTTACTAACCCGAATGCGGGCAATAACCCTGAAATTGGCGTTGCCTACAATCCAATATCGGAAAGGCGCTCCTTCGAAGCCATGAAGGCATTTTTCAACGAGATATTCGCAAAGTAG
- a CDS encoding TRAP transporter substrate-binding protein codes for MRRAVICLLIMVSILALSGPALAETLTVKMSYNGPPDEVNNAVHYYAVNFKKLVEDKLEGKIKIELYPDSQLGTEEERMELLTKSGLNQPIINVASYAGMAPLLPELYAASIPFMFDSYKAAHQFFDSGRYWSKVKEEFKKRTGAVLLEAVEEGGFLAFTNSKREIKSPDDFKGLKFRAMDEGQVILYKAFGASGIPIPWTELYMALKTGVVDGQMNPATYIIIGSLYEVQKYMTLANIQYSDQFLVVNGDLFDGLPEAEQKAIAEAAHQANVMTREMVESQDAEQIKFLEEKGMKVYAPNEDEMNAFRDKGQPAYIEWLKTTVDEEWLNMALEDAKAANEAVK; via the coding sequence ATGAGGCGCGCAGTTATCTGTTTGCTTATCATGGTCTCTATATTGGCTTTATCAGGGCCTGCACTGGCAGAGACGCTGACGGTGAAGATGTCTTACAACGGCCCACCCGACGAGGTTAATAACGCTGTCCACTATTACGCCGTTAATTTTAAAAAGCTAGTAGAGGACAAACTTGAGGGCAAGATAAAGATCGAGCTTTATCCCGACAGCCAGCTGGGCACTGAAGAGGAACGCATGGAGCTTTTGACGAAGAGCGGGCTTAACCAACCCATCATAAATGTTGCGTCATATGCCGGCATGGCCCCCCTTTTACCCGAACTTTATGCAGCTTCGATTCCCTTCATGTTCGACAGCTACAAGGCGGCCCACCAATTCTTCGACTCCGGCAGATATTGGTCAAAGGTAAAAGAGGAGTTCAAAAAACGCACTGGCGCCGTTCTGCTGGAGGCCGTAGAAGAGGGTGGGTTTCTTGCCTTTACCAACTCAAAGCGCGAGATTAAAAGCCCCGACGACTTTAAGGGACTTAAATTCAGGGCAATGGACGAAGGCCAGGTGATACTTTACAAAGCCTTTGGCGCAAGCGGCATACCCATCCCATGGACGGAGCTTTATATGGCCTTAAAAACAGGCGTCGTCGACGGCCAGATGAACCCCGCCACCTACATCATCATAGGAAGCCTTTACGAGGTCCAAAAATATATGACTTTGGCCAACATTCAGTATTCAGACCAATTTTTGGTGGTAAACGGCGATCTTTTTGACGGACTGCCCGAAGCCGAGCAAAAGGCCATAGCCGAAGCCGCCCATCAGGCCAACGTGATGACCAGAGAAATGGTCGAGTCACAAGATGCAGAACAGATAAAGTTCCTCGAGGAAAAGGGGATGAAAGTTTATGCCCCAAACGAGGATGAAATGAACGCCTTTAGGGACAAAGGTCAGCCGGCTTACATAGAATGGCTAAAGACTACTGTTGACGAGGAATGGCTAAATATGGCTCTGGAAGACGCTAAGGCCGCAAATGAGGCCGTAAAGTAA
- a CDS encoding TRAP transporter large permease, whose amino-acid sequence MSLLLLLLFFFFLMLIGLPLYLSLLSVAFAGIAVLGDASLLRVVSQQLFGGMDSFTLMAIPFFVLAGSLMNRSGLTDKLIDFSKLLVGSMRGGLGYVNIVAGIILAGVNGSAAADASALSSILIPAMRKEGYNQGYAAGLTAASSLIGPIIPPSIFMIIYASMTNTSIGGLFAAGIVPGLILGLSYAVMNYFYSFRYGAPISSGEERSQAKKILIQSISGLLAPIIIIGGIVTGIVTPTESGALAAAYCLLVGLFYTKRLDKRGIFEALYETVRTTSSIFLIMGAAQAVGWLLKWERIPQQFAGLLAEAGLTSSPVLLMLTFSAIIFVVGCFMEEVATLTLLTPIFYPLALQAGIDPLHFGIVMTLNVTIALVTPPMGACNYIVSAVGKVPLSEVLKFIWPFIAVSLVVLSMIILLPGLTIYVPKLLGL is encoded by the coding sequence ATGAGTCTGCTTCTTTTACTGCTATTTTTCTTTTTTCTTATGTTAATAGGCCTTCCCCTTTACCTTTCGCTCTTATCAGTTGCCTTTGCCGGGATAGCGGTATTGGGTGACGCATCACTTCTTCGCGTCGTAAGCCAGCAGCTCTTTGGCGGTATGGATTCCTTCACCCTGATGGCCATCCCATTTTTCGTCCTGGCCGGGTCTTTGATGAACAGGTCAGGTCTTACCGACAAGCTCATAGACTTTTCCAAGCTCTTAGTGGGCTCCATGCGCGGCGGATTGGGATATGTAAACATAGTTGCAGGGATAATACTGGCAGGCGTAAACGGGTCAGCAGCTGCAGATGCCTCTGCTCTCTCTTCGATCTTAATTCCGGCCATGAGAAAGGAAGGCTACAACCAAGGTTACGCTGCAGGCCTTACTGCCGCAAGCTCTCTCATTGGCCCCATAATACCTCCTTCGATCTTCATGATCATTTATGCTTCCATGACAAATACGTCGATCGGCGGTCTTTTTGCAGCCGGCATCGTTCCGGGGTTGATTTTAGGCCTATCCTATGCTGTCATGAATTACTTCTATTCTTTCAGATACGGTGCTCCGATTTCGAGCGGAGAAGAAAGGTCGCAGGCAAAAAAGATACTAATTCAATCCATATCCGGCTTACTTGCGCCGATAATCATCATCGGCGGCATAGTTACAGGCATAGTAACCCCGACGGAATCTGGGGCATTGGCTGCTGCTTACTGCCTCCTGGTAGGGCTGTTTTACACCAAAAGGCTCGACAAAAGGGGCATTTTCGAGGCACTTTACGAGACGGTGCGCACGACCAGCTCAATATTTCTGATAATGGGAGCAGCACAAGCGGTCGGCTGGCTGCTCAAATGGGAAAGAATACCACAGCAATTTGCGGGCTTGCTTGCCGAAGCAGGGTTGACTTCAAGCCCCGTCTTGCTCATGTTGACCTTTAGCGCCATCATATTCGTGGTGGGTTGCTTCATGGAAGAAGTGGCGACACTTACCCTTCTTACGCCCATATTTTATCCGCTGGCCCTGCAGGCGGGCATTGACCCGCTGCATTTTGGCATCGTCATGACGCTAAACGTCACCATTGCCCTGGTAACCCCTCCTATGGGTGCTTGTAACTACATCGTTTCTGCGGTGGGTAAGGTGCCTTTAAGTGAGGTATTGAAGTTCATATGGCCCTTTATAGCTGTCTCCCTTGTCGTATTATCTATGATCATATTGCTCCCGGGTCTAACAATTTATGTTCCAAAATTACTGGGGCTTTAA
- a CDS encoding TRAP transporter small permease, whose protein sequence is MLKSFAFNLKMFDKLEEYLLVSSMVVSVCIVFLQVVMRYVFQNSLTWSEELARYIFLWQCWIGASYAVKKGSHIRVEILPNKFAGKKKVMFEVIITLIWFSFTIFLAYTGTRITTHVFNSGQLSPAMRIPMGYAYASVPVGCFLMLIHLVEDLAGLFRKFKQEEAF, encoded by the coding sequence ATGTTGAAATCATTTGCCTTTAATTTAAAAATGTTCGACAAGCTCGAAGAATATCTGCTCGTCAGCAGCATGGTGGTAAGCGTCTGCATAGTATTTCTCCAGGTTGTAATGAGATACGTATTCCAGAACTCGCTCACATGGAGCGAAGAGCTTGCCAGATATATCTTCCTGTGGCAATGCTGGATAGGAGCCAGTTATGCCGTCAAGAAAGGCAGCCATATCCGAGTCGAAATTTTACCTAACAAATTTGCTGGCAAAAAGAAAGTTATGTTTGAAGTTATTATTACGCTAATCTGGTTTTCATTTACTATATTTCTAGCCTATACTGGAACACGGATTACGACTCATGTCTTCAATAGCGGGCAACTTTCACCTGCAATGAGAATTCCTATGGGCTACGCCTATGCCTCCGTTCCTGTGGGTTGTTTTTTGATGTTAATACATTTAGTTGAAGATCTGGCGGGGTTATTTCGTAAGTTCAAGCAAGAGGAGGCCTTTTAA
- a CDS encoding TRAP transporter small permease produces the protein MPKDILPKLSAAIERACAYVSCSLLALNICDILTGVVSRYLFHTSFIWTEELARYTLIWMVMVGASCAHLRGDMMAIDFILPRLPMKLQRIFNVLKFIIGVIVLILVVYFGAHNAIGAWNMRTMGLKIPKTIPLLSLPVGLGILLVEFVIYRKDMGANER, from the coding sequence ATGCCGAAGGATATTTTGCCCAAGTTGTCTGCGGCCATAGAGCGGGCATGCGCTTACGTCTCGTGCTCGCTCTTGGCCTTAAATATATGTGACATACTCACGGGAGTGGTCTCGCGGTATCTATTTCATACTTCCTTCATCTGGACGGAGGAGTTGGCGCGATACACGCTGATATGGATGGTCATGGTGGGGGCAAGCTGTGCACACCTTCGAGGAGATATGATGGCCATCGATTTCATCCTGCCCAGGCTTCCCATGAAGCTGCAGCGCATCTTCAACGTGCTCAAGTTCATCATAGGCGTTATCGTGCTGATATTGGTCGTTTATTTTGGAGCCCATAATGCCATTGGAGCCTGGAACATGAGGACGATGGGCTTAAAAATCCCCAAAACCATACCGCTGCTTTCCCTGCCGGTGGGCCTTGGAATACTGCTCGTAGAGTTTGTCATCTACAGAAAAGACATGGGGGCGAACGAGAGATGA
- a CDS encoding TRAP transporter substrate-binding protein — MSFKRWLSLSMAAMFLFFFAFCASAADYTIKVGTIQPESHPDCVLMREVFQKYVEENSGGRIKVELYPNAQMGGDREMAEAVQLGILQMALPVTSITASFEKSFNVVELPYLFTTRESAFEALDGELGKELDKRLLKTGMMNLGYFENGFRHITNNKRPIYSPEDLKGLKIRTMEVPPHIAFFKELGANPTPMSFGELYTALQQGTVDGQENPIVLIHDSRFYEVQKYCSLTGHVFSVVHILTNKSFIDNLPSELQEVVKEGARRFVARHREVMPQEEEELIVELQNKGMKINDLTPEQKKPFVEAAHAIYEQFKGEIGEDIIALAEKVAK; from the coding sequence ATGAGCTTTAAGCGGTGGTTGAGTTTATCAATGGCAGCGATGTTTTTGTTCTTTTTCGCCTTTTGCGCATCTGCAGCTGACTACACGATCAAGGTGGGAACCATTCAGCCCGAAAGCCATCCCGACTGTGTCCTAATGAGGGAGGTCTTTCAAAAATACGTGGAAGAGAATTCCGGTGGTAGGATAAAGGTCGAGCTATATCCCAATGCACAGATGGGTGGAGACAGGGAGATGGCCGAAGCAGTTCAATTGGGCATCCTTCAGATGGCCCTCCCCGTTACGTCCATTACAGCCAGTTTCGAGAAGAGTTTCAACGTCGTCGAACTTCCATATCTTTTCACGACCAGGGAATCAGCATTTGAGGCGCTCGACGGGGAGTTGGGCAAGGAGCTGGACAAGAGATTGCTTAAAACGGGCATGATGAATTTAGGCTATTTCGAAAACGGTTTCAGACACATTACCAACAACAAACGCCCTATCTACAGTCCCGAGGATTTGAAAGGCCTGAAGATAAGGACAATGGAAGTGCCTCCGCATATAGCCTTCTTCAAAGAATTGGGGGCAAATCCCACTCCTATGAGCTTTGGTGAGCTTTACACGGCCCTTCAGCAAGGTACCGTAGATGGTCAGGAAAACCCCATAGTCCTAATACACGACAGCAGGTTCTATGAAGTACAGAAATACTGTTCTCTGACCGGACATGTCTTTTCCGTCGTTCACATTTTGACCAATAAGTCCTTCATTGATAACCTTCCCTCCGAGTTGCAGGAAGTCGTAAAGGAAGGAGCAAGGAGGTTTGTAGCAAGACATCGGGAAGTCATGCCACAGGAAGAGGAAGAACTTATAGTGGAACTCCAAAACAAGGGTATGAAGATAAACGACCTCACGCCCGAGCAGAAGAAGCCCTTCGTTGAAGCGGCCCACGCCATTTACGAGCAGTTCAAGGGCGAGATCGGAGAAGACATCATCGCCCTAGCTGAAAAGGTAGCAAAATAG
- a CDS encoding ABC transporter ATP-binding protein, with translation MSEILLQLQDLRVYFSATSGTFGKKQYIRAVDGIDLEVKAGEVLGLVGESGCGKSTLGRAIVRLVEALGKSKVYYRGIDVLSFDKRQLKDFRKKAQMVFQDPFGSLNPRLTVGDTIEEVLIVHERSIKLERKHKVEKLMDAVGLAKHFRNRYPHELSGGQRQRVVIARALAIDPEFLICDEPVSALDVSIRAQIINLFEELQKRFNLTYLFISHDMSVVRHISTRVAVMYLGKIVEIAETDTLFDTPLHPYTQALLEAIPDVLEDRDVRRRILEGDVPSPLHPPEGCRFHPRCFMAKERCSIEEPPLIKKGIDHFVACHYA, from the coding sequence ATGTCGGAAATTTTGCTTCAATTGCAGGATTTGCGTGTATACTTCTCGGCGACAAGCGGAACCTTTGGCAAAAAACAATACATAAGGGCAGTCGATGGCATAGACTTAGAAGTGAAAGCAGGCGAGGTCCTCGGCTTAGTTGGAGAAAGCGGATGTGGAAAATCAACTCTGGGCAGGGCCATAGTAAGGCTTGTAGAGGCTTTAGGGAAAAGCAAGGTTTATTATCGCGGAATCGATGTGCTCTCCTTCGATAAAAGACAGCTTAAAGACTTTCGCAAAAAGGCCCAGATGGTCTTTCAGGATCCCTTCGGTTCGCTCAATCCTAGACTTACAGTGGGCGACACCATTGAAGAGGTACTCATCGTTCACGAGAGGTCGATTAAATTAGAAAGAAAGCACAAAGTAGAAAAGCTGATGGACGCAGTGGGTTTGGCTAAACACTTCCGCAACAGATACCCCCACGAATTGAGCGGAGGGCAGAGACAGCGAGTTGTAATCGCCAGAGCATTGGCCATAGACCCCGAGTTTTTAATTTGCGATGAACCCGTTTCGGCACTTGATGTTTCTATCAGGGCTCAGATAATAAACTTATTTGAAGAGCTTCAAAAGAGATTTAATTTAACCTATTTATTCATCTCCCATGATATGAGCGTCGTTAGGCATATTAGCACTCGCGTAGCTGTTATGTACCTCGGCAAAATCGTGGAGATCGCGGAGACCGATACATTGTTTGACACCCCCCTTCACCCTTATACGCAAGCCCTTCTCGAGGCCATACCGGATGTATTGGAAGATAGAGATGTAAGACGCAGAATCCTCGAGGGGGATGTTCCGAGCCCTTTGCATCCCCCCGAGGGTTGCAGGTTTCATCCTCGATGTTTTATGGCCAAAGAAAGATGTTCAATTGAAGAACCGCCTTTAATAAAAAAAGGTATCGATCATTTTGTAGCTTGTCATTATGCTTAA
- a CDS encoding SH3 domain-containing C40 family peptidase gives MFLLRLTKVFKEILFVIILLLLCVFPLEGAAFGKLSPKVPQNPFYYLRGDFDKPLLTAQEQAKGAAVARDRFFLPWNGNFRHSKDDLLWPFGVYLPGRVYGENERPRQKNWFDDIYARANVEAFRSLDMPGIVIAEGALRAFPTFEPIFLSPDLPGEGYPFDYGQVSWVNPGEPIRISHFAWDRTWAYVETSFAAGWIDSRKVAYVNEELLKRYASLPLSAVVKDDTAVSKDGRFLFNAKMGTLLPLNKELLYEMELLVPTGKDDAGFATFGLVRLSKEKVKKWPVEFNQWNAARMIDEMIGETYGWGGLYGKRDCSAATRDLFLIFGIWLPRNSKAQARSAKPISLEGLTPDQKEKTIIKQGIPFGSLIYKPGHIMLYVGTYRGKAVVFHNLWGLKTQVKGKEGRYVIGQSILSTLDIGKDLPCIDRESLLINTVTAMTNLL, from the coding sequence TTGTTCCTTTTGAGGCTTACTAAGGTGTTTAAAGAGATATTGTTTGTGATCATACTTTTGCTTTTGTGCGTTTTCCCTTTAGAGGGCGCTGCATTTGGGAAATTATCGCCAAAGGTCCCGCAGAATCCCTTTTACTATCTGAGGGGCGACTTTGACAAGCCCCTGTTAACGGCGCAAGAGCAGGCCAAAGGGGCAGCTGTTGCTAGAGATCGTTTTTTTCTCCCCTGGAACGGAAATTTTAGGCATTCAAAAGACGATTTATTGTGGCCCTTTGGCGTTTACTTGCCGGGGCGGGTTTACGGAGAAAATGAAAGGCCCAGGCAGAAAAATTGGTTTGACGATATTTACGCCAGGGCGAATGTCGAGGCTTTTCGAAGTTTGGACATGCCTGGCATAGTTATAGCCGAAGGAGCGCTTAGGGCCTTTCCCACTTTTGAACCCATCTTTTTATCTCCCGATCTTCCGGGAGAGGGATATCCCTTCGATTACGGTCAAGTTTCCTGGGTGAACCCGGGGGAGCCGATACGAATTTCCCATTTCGCTTGGGATCGTACGTGGGCTTACGTGGAGACCTCCTTTGCAGCCGGGTGGATAGATTCCAGAAAGGTAGCCTACGTTAACGAGGAGTTGCTGAAAAGGTACGCCTCTTTGCCGCTTTCGGCGGTAGTGAAGGACGATACGGCTGTAAGTAAAGACGGTCGTTTTCTCTTCAATGCCAAAATGGGTACTCTTCTGCCTTTAAATAAGGAATTGCTCTATGAGATGGAACTTCTGGTGCCGACCGGAAAGGACGATGCCGGTTTTGCGACCTTCGGCTTGGTTCGCCTTTCGAAGGAGAAGGTGAAGAAATGGCCTGTAGAATTCAATCAATGGAACGCTGCCAGGATGATAGACGAGATGATTGGGGAGACTTACGGTTGGGGAGGGTTATACGGAAAAAGGGACTGTTCTGCAGCTACGAGAGATTTATTTTTGATTTTTGGCATATGGCTTCCAAGAAATTCTAAAGCACAGGCAAGAAGCGCAAAGCCGATTTCCCTTGAGGGCTTAACTCCCGATCAAAAAGAAAAAACAATAATTAAGCAGGGCATTCCCTTCGGGAGCCTAATTTACAAACCAGGGCACATCATGCTTTATGTCGGCACTTACAGGGGAAAGGCCGTAGTTTTTCACAACCTTTGGGGCCTTAAGACGCAAGTCAAGGGTAAAGAGGGCCGTTACGTCATAGGCCAATCCATATTGAGCACCCTGGACATCGGTAAGGATTTGCCCTGCATAGACCGGGAAAGCTTGCTGATAAATACGGTAACGGCGATGACAAATCTCCTGTAA
- a CDS encoding ABC transporter ATP-binding protein → MGIPLLDVRNLKTYFYIEDSVITAVDSVSFVVQEGETLGIVGESGSGKSVTALSIMRLIQSPPAKIVDGKILFKGEDLLLKSEDEMRRIRGNEISMIFQEPMTSLNPVLTIGAQISEAIMLHEGASKKEALEKSEHLLRLCKVSLPKKRLRQYPHELSGGMRQRAMIAMALACNPSLLIADEPTTALDVTVQAQILDLILELQKRMGTAVLFITHDLGVINEVADNVAVMYCGRIVEYGPTKDVLRHPLHPYTKGLLASLPTIKGPRKPLKSIKGSVPSPQEILSGCRFAPRCDYASDRCVHTEPTLSKVDDRLVRCYNIP, encoded by the coding sequence GTGGGAATTCCGCTACTGGATGTGAGAAATCTGAAGACCTACTTTTACATCGAAGATAGCGTAATCACAGCGGTAGATTCAGTTAGTTTCGTCGTTCAAGAAGGAGAAACACTGGGCATAGTCGGCGAGTCAGGTTCTGGCAAAAGCGTGACAGCCCTTTCTATCATGCGCTTGATACAATCGCCTCCTGCAAAGATCGTCGATGGAAAGATATTATTTAAAGGCGAAGATCTTTTGCTTAAAAGCGAAGACGAAATGAGACGGATTCGCGGAAATGAGATTTCCATGATCTTCCAGGAACCGATGACTTCCTTAAACCCCGTTCTTACCATTGGAGCTCAAATTTCCGAAGCTATAATGCTTCATGAAGGAGCATCCAAAAAAGAGGCACTGGAAAAAAGCGAGCATCTGTTGCGCCTTTGCAAAGTCTCCCTGCCCAAAAAGCGTTTGCGCCAATATCCTCATGAACTTAGCGGCGGCATGAGGCAGCGTGCCATGATCGCCATGGCCTTGGCCTGTAATCCAAGCCTCCTGATAGCAGATGAACCGACAACGGCCTTAGACGTAACGGTTCAGGCCCAAATTCTAGATTTAATACTTGAACTTCAGAAAAGAATGGGGACTGCGGTATTGTTTATTACCCACGACTTGGGAGTAATCAATGAGGTGGCGGATAATGTTGCCGTAATGTACTGTGGACGTATCGTCGAATACGGACCTACGAAGGATGTTTTGAGACACCCCCTTCATCCCTATACGAAAGGCCTTCTTGCCTCTCTGCCCACCATAAAGGGACCAAGGAAGCCATTGAAGTCCATCAAAGGCAGCGTGCCATCTCCTCAAGAGATACTCTCAGGTTGTCGATTTGCACCGCGTTGTGATTATGCCTCAGATCGTTGCGTACATACCGAACCAACGCTATCGAAGGTGGACGATCGTCTTGTTCGATGTTACAACATCCCGTGA
- a CDS encoding radical SAM protein, with protein MKQDKEFLKKLSERLEMALEILSNCELCPRKCHVNRLKDEKGFCKTGRNAILSSYGSHFGEEKVLVGRFGSGTIFFTHCNMSCVFCQNYDISQLGKGNEVSAQELADIMLELQRMGCHNINLVSPTHCVAQILEALLIAFEEGLKVPIVYNTGGYDSVDTLKLLDGIVDIYMPDIKYGDDERGMRYSSAPNYFSVAKSAVKEMHRQVGDLKTDDSGIAVKGLLVRHLVLPNDLAGTEKVMEFLATEISTETFVNIMDQYRPLYKTKQYPELSRPANRAEFQRAVEMARKHGIHRICEK; from the coding sequence ATGAAACAGGACAAAGAATTCTTAAAAAAGCTATCGGAACGCTTGGAAATGGCTTTGGAAATTTTGTCGAACTGTGAACTGTGTCCGAGGAAGTGTCACGTAAATCGCCTTAAAGACGAAAAGGGCTTTTGCAAGACGGGAAGAAATGCCATCTTAAGCAGCTACGGATCTCATTTTGGCGAAGAAAAAGTTTTAGTAGGAAGATTTGGCTCGGGCACGATATTTTTCACCCACTGCAACATGTCATGCGTATTCTGCCAAAATTACGACATCAGTCAACTTGGCAAGGGCAATGAGGTCTCCGCCCAAGAATTGGCTGACATCATGCTTGAGCTTCAAAGGATGGGTTGTCATAACATCAACTTGGTATCTCCCACGCACTGCGTTGCCCAAATATTGGAAGCCCTTCTTATCGCCTTCGAGGAGGGCTTGAAAGTTCCCATCGTCTACAACACGGGCGGCTACGATTCCGTCGATACTCTGAAATTACTTGATGGGATCGTCGATATATACATGCCGGACATTAAGTACGGCGATGACGAAAGGGGCATGCGTTATTCTTCAGCTCCTAATTACTTTTCTGTAGCAAAAAGTGCAGTCAAGGAAATGCACCGGCAAGTGGGAGATTTAAAGACGGACGATAGTGGAATTGCCGTTAAAGGGCTCTTAGTGAGGCACCTGGTACTTCCAAACGACCTTGCCGGAACAGAAAAAGTGATGGAGTTTTTGGCCACAGAAATTTCTACCGAAACCTTCGTAAACATAATGGACCAGTACCGCCCTTTATATAAGACTAAGCAGTATCCTGAGCTTTCAAGGCCCGCCAATCGCGCTGAATTTCAAAGGGCAGTGGAGATGGCGCGAAAACATGGCATTCATCGAATATGTGAAAAATGA
- a CDS encoding TRAP transporter large permease, whose amino-acid sequence MEALLLFALLIIFISLSVPIGVTIGLATAICLATTTDIPLVLVAQKSVTGLDSFPLLAIPYFILAGALMLEGGISRRLVNLADSLLGFVTGGLSMVTVLACMFFAAISGSGPATVSAIGSFMIPAMRDRGYDSGFAAALTACAGSIGVIIPPSIPFVIYGVVAQVSIGDMFIAGIIPGIILGIALMTVCYIISRKKGYLGSAQRPSLKAIGRAFKEAVWALIIPVIVLGGIYGGIFTPTEAAVVTVVYAFFVGKFVYKELTLKKIYNCLLDSSLVNGVTQFMIGLSMAFASYLALAQIPSTVASWLSNISSTPWVTLLIINIFLLIMGCFVDNIPAVIILTPILLPIMRQLGVDPIHFGVFLTVNLAVGFVTPPYGINLFVATAISGESIERISKNLLYFIAAMILCVLLLTNIPGLSLWLVGMLNR is encoded by the coding sequence ATGGAAGCGTTGTTGCTGTTCGCCCTCCTCATAATCTTCATATCGCTAAGCGTCCCGATAGGTGTCACGATAGGCCTGGCAACTGCGATATGCCTTGCGACAACGACGGATATCCCTCTCGTTTTAGTGGCGCAAAAATCGGTGACCGGGCTCGATTCCTTTCCCCTCCTGGCGATCCCCTATTTTATACTGGCAGGTGCATTGATGCTTGAGGGAGGCATATCCAGACGACTGGTAAACCTCGCCGACAGCCTGCTCGGTTTTGTCACGGGAGGGCTGTCCATGGTCACCGTGTTGGCCTGCATGTTCTTCGCTGCCATTTCAGGTTCGGGCCCCGCAACGGTTTCCGCAATCGGCTCTTTTATGATACCGGCGATGAGGGATAGAGGGTACGATTCCGGTTTTGCCGCTGCCCTGACGGCTTGTGCCGGTTCTATCGGCGTTATAATCCCACCAAGCATTCCCTTCGTGATATATGGTGTCGTCGCACAAGTTTCGATCGGGGACATGTTCATTGCCGGTATCATACCAGGAATAATATTGGGGATTGCCCTGATGACAGTATGCTACATCATCTCCCGCAAAAAAGGATACCTTGGAAGCGCCCAGAGGCCTTCCCTTAAGGCTATTGGCAGGGCCTTCAAAGAGGCCGTGTGGGCTTTGATCATACCCGTCATCGTCTTAGGTGGCATATACGGCGGCATCTTTACCCCTACAGAGGCGGCTGTTGTAACTGTCGTATACGCTTTTTTCGTCGGCAAATTCGTGTATAAAGAGCTCACTCTGAAAAAAATATACAATTGCTTGCTCGATTCCTCCCTGGTCAACGGCGTTACGCAGTTTATGATCGGGCTTTCCATGGCCTTCGCCTCCTATCTTGCATTGGCACAAATACCGTCGACTGTCGCTTCATGGCTTTCTAACATATCGAGTACGCCCTGGGTAACGTTACTTATAATCAATATCTTTCTGCTCATAATGGGATGTTTCGTCGATAACATTCCTGCCGTAATTATCCTTACACCGATACTTCTTCCGATCATGAGACAGCTTGGGGTCGATCCTATCCATTTTGGGGTGTTTCTCACCGTAAACCTTGCCGTGGGTTTTGTTACGCCTCCCTATGGCATTAACCTCTTTGTTGCTACAGCCATCTCGGGGGAAAGCATTGAAAGGATCTCCAAGAACCTACTTTACTTCATAGCTGCAATGATATTATGTGTCCTTCTGCTAACGAATATTCCTGGTTTATCCCTGTGGTTGGTGGGGATGTTAAATCGTTGA